A region of Carassius auratus strain Wakin chromosome 41, ASM336829v1, whole genome shotgun sequence DNA encodes the following proteins:
- the LOC113059466 gene encoding receptor-binding cancer antigen expressed on SiSo cells-like, which yields MAITQFRLFKICTCLASVLSFLKRLICRAGRSRKLSGDQITLPTTVDYSSAPKQPEIEEWSSWDEDAPTSIKIEGGNGIVPPPQNEAEEEEPDYFKDMAPTIRKTQKIVLKKREPLNFSMPDSSSGFSSRLAATQNMSFIQPSAELGDLDTWQEDTNAWEDEADAAWEAEEVLRQQKLAERERRAMEQQRKKIEKEAQRMMKKEQKIAVKLS from the exons ATGGCCATCACACAGTTTCgcctttttaaaatatgcacCTGCTTGGCATCTGTTCTGTCATTCTTGAAGAGACTGATTTGCAG ggcTGGAAGGTCACGCAAGCTAAGCGGGGATCAGATCACCCTTCCGACCACAGTTGATTATTCCTCTGCACCAAAACAG CCGGAGATTGAAGAGTGGAGCTCATGGGATGAGGACGCTCCCACTAGTATCAAAATTGAAGGAGGTAACGGGATAGTTCCCCCTCCACAGAATGAAGCTGAAGAAGAAGAGCCAGACTACTTCAAAGACATGGCTCCCACCATCAGGAAAACCCAGAAG ATTGTCTTGAAGAAAAGGGAACCTCTGAATTTCTCTATGCCAGACAGCTCCTCAGGTTTCTCCAGCCGACTAGCTGCCACTCAGAACATGTCCTTCATCCAGCCCTCT gcggagctgggggaCCTTGACACCTGGCAGGAGGACACCAATGCCTGGGAGGATGAGGCAGATGCAGCCTGGGAGGCAGAGGAAGTGCTGAG GCAGCAGAAGctggctgagagagagagacgtgccATGGAGCAACAGAGGAAGAAAATAGAGAAAGAGGCACAGAGAATGATGAAAAAAGAGCAGAAGATTGCTGTCAAACTTTCATAA